In Brienomyrus brachyistius isolate T26 chromosome 2, BBRACH_0.4, whole genome shotgun sequence, the genomic window CCATCACTAATGTCAACTGCCGGAGCCTGTCTGCGTGTGTATGGGGGGTGACGGGGCTTGTTCAGGTGGCAACAGCACACGTCTCTTAAATGAGCAGCCTTTCAAAGAGCACCATCCATCCAGATGAGCGAAATCACAGCATAGTAAGCATCCTGACATGAGTGACAGGTGTAAATTAGCAGCTTAAAGGGAGTATGCCGTCCGTTTGGCTATTGAAATGGAGCGTactctctgattggctgtttaaAGGAAGAGTGCCATCCGATTGGCTGTTTAAAGGAAGCCTGCTGTCTGAATGGCTGTTCGACGACCTAGCGTGGAATTTAACTTTGTTGAAATGAGCTGTTTCTGTGTGACAAAGCTGAAACAATCTTCACCCCACCCTCCTCTCTGCCTTCTTTCAGTTTAGTTTTGTGAGGCCTAAACTTTAACCCCTTAGCCTAAAATTTCATTGCAAATTTATTAATTGTTCAAAATATATCCTTATATTAACAagcatgggatttattaacaaTGAAGTCCGGTTTTAGTCAACTAACAcaataattagatttttttcaaaTGTCGTGTAAACATAATGATTGAGGATGACTTTCTTTAAAAATGTGGACACTCCAGGAGAATTGTGAGTTATACAAATGAGAATGTGAATCACTGTGATGATATGAACAAAGGCTCAGGCACTCAGTCACACAATGGAGCAGGAAACCATTCAGTTCTTATTGGGGAGAAATAAGCTGCAAGCTCAGCGGTATCTTAAAGTTTACAAAAGTGCAAAATTTATTTTTGCAAAGTGACACATAATTTAGGGGAAATTATGTCGTATAAGAAAGGGAGCAGAAAACAGTAACAGTGCGGCCCCCAGGTGTGGAAAGATCCAGCCATTCAGATTGTAAGATACAGTCGTCGGTGTGCCTTCATTTTCAAGTGCTGGTGAAATGACGCCCTCAGGTGGTCAACTTTGGGACACACAACAGAGGACGGCCCTGCTCCATAACATTCATTGACCTTTTTCTGAAGAGTCATTTGAATAATCTAACTACATTTTACTTGGTCAGAAGACAAAAATACTTAAGCATTATCAAACTGAAGTATtactaaattaataaaatatatatatgtatgtattatggCAGTACCCATGACAGCTGAGCTCAGTAAACCTTTTCCTGTAACAATCAGGAGATGAAAATAACtgaatacaagaatgtaaaagCAAACCCGCCGCAGCATTGCTGAAGCTGCCGCTGAAGCTGCCGCTGGCTCATAGCTCCCGGTTGCGCCGCGGTATGACGATCTTCCGATAGGTCCTTCTCTCGGAGATGTTGCGCTTCACCTTGACGGGGGGCTGCGGCGTGGTCTCCAGGTTGATGGATGGGCTGGAGTGGGACTTTTTAAGGCCCGCCCCTTCGTCCAGCTCGTCGTCGGAGATGTCGACACACATCTCCCTGTCAAGCCGCTCCAGCTGTGCCGCCCCCGGTGCTCCATCCTTCTCTCTGACCAGGCCTTTCCACACCTCCAGAATCTGCTTATACGCCTCATAACGGCTCTTCTGCAGGCAGGGGGTGAGAGTGAGAAGAGACAGACATATAGGAAGTAAGAAGCACTGCCTGCTTTCATCTTCTGGCAAACCCGCCAAAACAAATATGGCTGCCCAGGTCTCTATTTTGCACAAAGTAGTACAATGTAGGAGTTACGCAGTCTATGTCACATGACATGGCAGAGTCACACACTGGGCCCCTGGGTCTTGCCCTTACAGGCTTCCCCCTGCAGTCCCTACCTCATGCTGCAGATACTCCTCTCTCAGCTTGTATTCCTCCATCTCCCGAGCCTTGGCCTTGCGGCCTTCAGGCAAGCTCTGCGTCAGGAAGCTCAGGTCCTCAGAGAAGGACTGCAGCATCCTGCAGTGGGACTCCAGCTGTTTGTCCTGTGGGGAGGAGATGGAGGGAGACCACTCAGTGTGGGGGTGTTTGAAATAATATCAGAGCATCGACTTAAGACATATTACTGGCGCTAAGTAGGTATCACCCGGCTGATCGTGAAGGGCATTTAAATACACCTTCATGCATGGTAGGCTTCTACATATCTgacggggggggaggagggggggggggatgtgttaagtctctgtgcctgtggctGGAAGGTCGCCAGCTCAAACTCCACGGTCATGATTTCGAATGTCCTTATGCCAGTCGTACCAGGTACTGCCTGACCCTGAGTTCTCAAAAAGGCTTTGCTCTGGATAAAAGCATTGGCTATAATATAAAGGTAATAGCCAGACAGATATGACACAAATGGGTGCTCAGATTAGTCACCATGGAGAGGGTGGACTGGGTGGCAGGTAGGATGGGCCTGGTGAACTTCTTCTGGGAACCCACAGCGGCTGGGAATGGGGGGGATGAGTAGAGGGCCGACACCAGGTTTATCCGGGAGATCCAGGAGCTCATCTGCTCGGCGGAGCTGAGGGGGCACAGATATCGGTCAGACACGCGCTGTGTGTGAAGCTCAGGCGCGAGCCAGTCTGCACCACCAGCGATGGACACAAACGCACAAACACTCACGAGGCCTGGAAGAGGAAGACCCTCCAGTCGGCAGTCTGCAGCCTGAAGACGTGCGGTTTCTTGGTGTAGTCGTCGGCCTTCTCAGCTAGGGTGTGATGAACGCTGATTACCTCCTCTGAGCTCTGCCACTCCATCCTGTACTCATCCTGACAGAGGCAACGGCAACATGATCAGTGGAACAAGATGAGGACCTCCACACGGCAGCAAACCCTATCCCATAATGCCACACGAGCTCCATGCAGTAGATCTGACTCAGGGATGCAGCGACCCTTACCTTCTGTAGGTACAGCACCATCCCTTTCAAGACAGCATAGAAGGTCTTCCAGCTTCTCTTCCCCCAAGGAGCTAGACGATACACAGAATATTTCGAGTCTTTTCATTCCATGTTGACTCAGAGACACTGATACAGATTTCATGTGTCTAGATCTCCCAGGCCACAGTGATGCGACAGACTACTGAGGTCTGTCCTTAAGTGGTCTGCAATAAATGCTCGGGATCTAGTTCTAGCACCAGCACTGTTCTGTCTATGTCAGCAAGCCACTTGTCTTCACTCTGTAATTGATGATGCATGGTCCATGTATTACTCAATTTACTGCAATAATCCGGAAAGTTTATATTTCACACTGTCAGCTGGGCTCTACTGACCTCCGACCACCATTTTCAGGCGACTAACCGGCAGACCACCTGTCCAGTGCTGATGTTACATCGCTATCCATTACATGCACAGGATTTACGCGATGTCTCATATGTGATTGCAGTATTGCCATCAGCAACCATCACAGAGGCACGTCTCTCCCCCCCCAACTCACTGCGTTTGCCGTCGATATCTGCGTGGGCTTTACGTGTCAGCAAGCCGTGCTTGTAAACGGTGGCCTTCTTATCATGGGGGACGTCCTGGAAGGGGTTGCTTTTTGAACGTGGCTGTGCTTCTGCCTTTTCTTCCCCTGGAAGCAGGGAACACTTCAGTTCCTCCTcgttcctgtagggggcagacaGGTAGACCGACGAGGTGTTAAATGAAGGGAGAATGGGTTCGGGGAAAGGAGAGAGGAAAAATACAATGCATATCTAACTTGGTCATCAAAACTAGGGGAACAGTGTGTGGCAGCAAGCAAGATAGGGTATTTTCAACAGGGAGCCTGTAGGTTTGAGTCCCAAGATGTTTTATATGATTAGAATGACAAAGCAAGACAAAAACAACACTAAGCGAGGGACTGTCCATTCTGGGGCAAAAAGGCAGATCACACTCACACTGCCCACTCCAGAGGGTCGCTTTTTATACTGCTGTACAGGTTCTGGAAAGCAAAGGGAAGAGTTGCCATATGTGATAGAGCTGGATTAGCTGAAAGTACCGTCTTACTGCCATCAAtctcaaaatccatccatccattttccaaaccgcttatcctactgggtcatgggcaatctcaaaatatttaaaaaaaacctaaATCTCTCGGTTTCTGGTGGAGAAAATGAGGGCAGAAAGTAGGGAGTCTCACTGCTTCAAATAGACGTCTTACCTTTAGCAGGTCCTTGCAAAAATTCCCTCCATCGTTCATGCCTTCCAGGTTGGACACAAAGCTGGAGACAGTCATAGGCTTCCCCACGTTcttcagacagacacacagacatgcagccATTTTCCTCTGTCCTCATAAATCCTCAAATAGCCAAAGGCAGTACAAGGACTCTAAACTCTAGCATACCGTTTTCAAGGTAACTCGCTAGATAAAAGTAGTTTTAAGCAGGGCTGATCAATCATATTCAAAAATAGCCATTGTATAtgtgggttttcactgcaaccccctaattagattactaattagacgactgattagctgaagagtcctcacacctgggcttgatcagctgacctaaaggttaccccaaaagccTGCATACCTTAGCAGATAAACCTGGCCGCCCTGTTTTAACTCATCGGAAACACCAGAGTGTGACTCCTCAATAAATCTTGTAGCGCCTCACCATTTCGCCTCGAGCGTTTACTCCACCTTACTCACCTGGCCGTGAAGATCACTGTTCAGCAGCATCACAGCACAGGTGAGAGTCAGCACCATTTCtgaagggtgagagagaagcacaggcTGGTATTAAATCCACTCAAAGTCTCAAGCCCAGAAATATTCAACTGTTCCTGCATCATAACACTACTAGTCAACCTACTGACCTGGGGAGGAGAAGCAGTCAGGGTTGCACTGATGAAACCGTTTGGCGAAATGTTCCAgaaccctctctctctcctgcgtCTCACCTATTAGAACCACCACTTTCAGGAACGACCTGCGATTGAGGGAATGCATTATTCCTAGCAGATGTATGTTCTCATATCTCTTGGTCTGACTTTGACCCGACAGCTGTTCTCTCTTTATTTGATACTGATATACATTTATGTTTAGCTTTAGTTTTCCAGATGATCTTCTGAAATTGCGGTGTAGCCGCCATCGGCAGTCATCTCCTGGAGATTCTACCCCACAGACACACCTCAGACTCTGTTCCAGGCTCTGACCAGTGAAGTTGAAGAACTTGAGATACTCTTCCCCTACAGCTCTGCTGAACTCGTTACTACGAAAAGGGAAAGAAAGCTCTGAATGAGGATCAGCCGATCACTCCGCACATTCATCCCAACCATCGGTCTGACGGGAATCCTGCTAGTCCACAATCTCTGGTACCAGCAGAAAGGCTGGGTGGTCATTTTATTAACTTGTCATTCAAAGACCATATTGTTTGGCGTCAAGAGGCAGGGCTTGATTCAGTACATTTCAGaaaaattattataaaaacTAAACTACGAACTACATCATTGAATCTAATCATGTCCATTGGGTTATGTCTGTTTGAAGCATCACTTGTTGTTGCAGCATTACAGGAGTGGTAACCATGGAAACAGCATCACACGGCATTCCTGCTATACATTTTGGGAGTGCTGCATCAGCCACCTGCTTCTTCACTTACTCTTTGTCCATGTGTTTGACCACCTCCGTGCGTCGCATGTTGTCCAGTCTGTATAGCCTCTCGGCCAGTGTGCGTGCCCCCTCCCTGTCCACGCACCGTCCGTTGGCATGGGGGATCGCCAGCACCTCTGCTTGCACTGGCTGGCTGACTGGCTCTTTATTTGCTGCCCTGTCCATGTATCCCGAGGTGGATGCCTCTGCCTGTTGTATTCGGTATATTGTGCTTAACTCTTCTGATCGATCCTCTTGTTCAGACTGATTCATGTCACCTATCAGTCGTGATCCTTCTTCTCTCTGCTCGAATAATCGCTCCTCTGCTTCAGACTGATCCATGTGATCTATTTGTTTTGATTCTTCTTCTCTCTGCTCTTGCGATTGTTTCTCCAGTTCGGACTGGTCCATGTGATCTGTCTGCCTTGAGTCTCCCTTCAACTCTGTTTCCTCACACACCCTTAGCCAATCCTGTTGTTCTGGCTCTTCTGACTGCTGTAAATATTCTGCATTCTTCAGCGATTCTAATTGCTGAAGGTGCTTGCTGATATCAGGACTACTGCTCTTATTTGTTTCTGTGTTTTCGATTTTTTCCACTGGTGCGTGATGATCCCTAAAAGACAACAGGCCTGCGTTAGACGTTCACCTCAATTGATTTTGAATGTTTGCAGCTGTATCGTTTCACTTGGCTGACTGTATAAGCAACGAACTTCAGAGGTTGAAATATTACAACAGCCAAATCACAAAACAAATTGTGACTTACactaattttttaacatgaacctGTAACAGGGACCCTAAAAAATTTAGAACATAACTGGATAGCTCAGGGTTGGAGGACCAATATTATATgctgtcatagggcccaaaatcgATGGCTTACCTCTCAGCATTATTATGCGGTAAATTGGGGTCCTCTTCCTCCTCGCCTCCAGGAGGAAGCATGGTCCTGGCCTgtctctcctcctcctgctctctttcagtcccctcctcttcctcctcatctcCAGGAGGGGGTGTGGTCCTGGCCTgtctctcctcctcctgctctctttcagtcccctcctcttcctcctcatctcCAGGAGGGGGCGTGGTCCCGGCGTGTCTCTCCTCCCCCTGCTCTCTTTCAgtcccctcctcttcctcctcatctcCAGGAGGGGGTGTGGTCCTGACCTGTCTCTCCTCCCCCTGCTCACTTTCAgtcccctcctcttcctcctcacctccAGGAGGGGGCGTGGCCCCGGCGTGTCTCTCCTCCCCCTGCTCTCTTTCAgtcccctcctcttcctcctcaccttCAGGAGGGGGCGTGGTCCCGGCGTGTCTCTCTTCCCCCTGCTCTCTTTCAgtcccctcctcttcctcctcaccttCAGAAGGGGGCGTGGTCCCGGCGTGTCTCTCTTCCCCCTGCTCTCTTACAgttccctcctcttcctcctcagtgGAGTAACCTGTCTGGTTTTCATGCGATGCTATAATTCTGGGTTCAGGAGAGcctgattcttcccctgctgcgGATTCGGTATCTGCCATCTCTGTAGATGTCTCTAACCCATTAGGCAGCCCCACATCCTCCATGGCCCTCACAAAGGCACTGATTTTTTCCAAAGCTGGACACTTGACCTCAGCTCTCCCTCCGGCAGGTTCAGGTATGACAGTATTCTTGGTGTCACTTTCAGAATGTGTGGCTTCCTCCAATGAATCCCGCTCAGGCTTTTGTCGGAATTCACCCAGGTGTGAGTCCACAAACTCTGCAGATCAGAGGACCATGACAGAAGTGAGTTAGCTGACAGGTGTTACAAGTTCTGAAGAGTCACAGTATACAGATTAGAATCTGATCACAGCACTGAGGAGAGTGACGATGAAGGGTGAAATGTGCAAGCACGGCTAATTCTGTCAAACCACATTCTCAGCATTATATGCAAAGCTATGAGCAAAGAGAGCTTTATTCATATCACTGTAAATAAAACCGCACCAAATGGCAAAGCCCAATGTTCAGCAATGAAAGGGACATTACTTTTCAGAGTGTAATATTAACACACAACACTACTAATTCATAATCAATTTGTAAATTAGTCAGCAGCCAATAGCTCTCAGTTAATTCATTAGATACCAACAACTCCATCTGTACACTAAGGTCTCCTGAATAAATGGAATAATAGGTACTATACCTCTGTCCTCTGcagtctgtctgcctgcagcACCATCATCCTCCTGCATCACACAATCCTCTCTGTCTTGGCTTAAGAGGTTAACTTCCTGTAACCACAAAACCATCAGACTGCAAATGGGAACCGATAGGCCACTGGGGGCATGAACACGTCACAAGAACCTGGAGTCCACATCGATAAGCAGAATCAGCTACAGAAAGGCACAAATGTCTCATATTGATAACAGGCTCCTCAGCACAGTGAAGGGCCTGGAGCATCGAGGTGACACATCCATAAATCACAGAGCAAAACACAGGCATTAATGCTGAAACAGGCTCTGCCCAGGGCTCAGACCTTAAATCAATTTAATttgatttcattttcaattttatTGGGGTGGATGAGTGAAGCTaaatatttgggggggggggggtactgaccCTCTGTTTGTGTGGTAAACCATCAAATcggttacattttaattttctaTAATACTGAGAAATGAGAGAACCATACAGTCATATAATGCTGTGCTCAGATGCCTCTCACACCGGAAATCTAGCTAGCAGCTTAGTCTTTCATCACCAAAAATATCTAACGTGGTTTTAGCTCACCTACTTTTATTTGACGCAACTCACAGCCAATCATGCACAAGATGACAGGTTAAATATGACCATAGGGCCACCCTATCTGAGTGACAGGTACAACATCCAATCAAAGAGTCTTCCTTCCAGGTATTTAACTCTTGCTT contains:
- the LOC125721148 gene encoding PH and SEC7 domain-containing protein 3 isoform X1, whose amino-acid sequence is MEEERPCLRAPGGWGSEDRLQPDLWTRAEDVTMEMEAQLDMVAELALGVAPHIGSSQSSSADDLDSAEEGTPDMDWTENPLSVHLPHLQDPGEGDQAEEHTGLLRRANNELRKPCQQEVNLLSQDREDCVMQEDDGAAGRQTAEDREFVDSHLGEFRQKPERDSLEEATHSESDTKNTVIPEPAGGRAEVKCPALEKISAFVRAMEDVGLPNGLETSTEMADTESAAGEESGSPEPRIIASHENQTGYSTEEEEEGTVREQGEERHAGTTPPSEGEEEEEGTEREQGEERHAGTTPPPEGEEEEEGTEREQGEERHAGATPPPGGEEEEEGTESEQGEERQVRTTPPPGDEEEEEGTEREQGEERHAGTTPPPGDEEEEEGTEREQEEERQARTTPPPGDEEEEEGTEREQEEERQARTMLPPGGEEEEDPNLPHNNAERDHHAPVEKIENTETNKSSSPDISKHLQQLESLKNAEYLQQSEEPEQQDWLRVCEETELKGDSRQTDHMDQSELEKQSQEQREEESKQIDHMDQSEAEERLFEQREEGSRLIGDMNQSEQEDRSEELSTIYRIQQAEASTSGYMDRAANKEPVSQPVQAEVLAIPHANGRCVDREGARTLAERLYRLDNMRRTEVVKHMDKDNEFSRAVGEEYLKFFNFTGQSLEQSLRSFLKVVVLIGETQERERVLEHFAKRFHQCNPDCFSSPEMVLTLTCAVMLLNSDLHGQNVGKPMTVSSFVSNLEGMNDGGNFCKDLLKNLYSSIKSDPLEWAVNEEELKCSLLPGEEKAEAQPRSKSNPFQDVPHDKKATVYKHGLLTRKAHADIDGKRTPWGKRSWKTFYAVLKGMVLYLQKDEYRMEWQSSEEVISVHHTLAEKADDYTKKPHVFRLQTADWRVFLFQASSAEQMSSWISRINLVSALYSSPPFPAAVGSQKKFTRPILPATQSTLSMDKQLESHCRMLQSFSEDLSFLTQSLPEGRKAKAREMEEYKLREEYLQHEKSRYEAYKQILEVWKGLVREKDGAPGAAQLERLDREMCVDISDDELDEGAGLKKSHSSPSINLETTPQPPVKVKRNISERRTYRKIVIPRRNREL
- the LOC125721148 gene encoding PH and SEC7 domain-containing protein 2 isoform X17, whose product is MEEERPCLRAPGGWGSEDRLQPDLWTRAEDVTMEMEAQLDMVAELALGVAPHIGSSQSSSADDLDSAEEGTPDMDWTENPLSVHLPHLQDPGEGDQAEEHTGLLRRANNELRKPCQQEVNLLSQDREDCVMQEDDGAAGRQTAEDREFVDSHLGEFRQKPERDSLEEATHSESDTKNTVIPEPAGGRAEVKCPALEKISAFVRAMEDVGLPNGLETSTEMADTESAAGEESGSPEPRIIASHENQTGYSTEEEEEGTVREQGEERHAGTTPPSEDEEEEEGTEREQEEERQARTMLPPGGEEEEDPNLPHNNAERDHHAPVEKIENTETNKSSSPDISKHLQQLESLKNAEYLQQSEEPEQQDWLRVCEETELKGDSRQTDHMDQSELEKQSQEQREEESKQIDHMDQSEAEERLFEQREEGSRLIGDMNQSEQEDRSEELSTIYRIQQAEASTSGYMDRAANKEPVSQPVQAEVLAIPHANGRCVDREGARTLAERLYRLDNMRRTEVVKHMDKDNEFSRAVGEEYLKFFNFTGQSLEQSLRSFLKVVVLIGETQERERVLEHFAKRFHQCNPDCFSSPEMVLTLTCAVMLLNSDLHGQNVGKPMTVSSFVSNLEGMNDGGNFCKDLLKNLYSSIKSDPLEWAVNEEELKCSLLPGEEKAEAQPRSKSNPFQDVPHDKKATVYKHGLLTRKAHADIDGKRTPWGKRSWKTFYAVLKGMVLYLQKDEYRMEWQSSEEVISVHHTLAEKADDYTKKPHVFRLQTADWRVFLFQASSAEQMSSWISRINLVSALYSSPPFPAAVGSQKKFTRPILPATQSTLSMDKQLESHCRMLQSFSEDLSFLTQSLPEGRKAKAREMEEYKLREEYLQHEKSRYEAYKQILEVWKGLVREKDGAPGAAQLERLDREMCVDISDDELDEGAGLKKSHSSPSINLETTPQPPVKVKRNISERRTYRKIVIPRRNREL
- the LOC125721148 gene encoding PH and SEC7 domain-containing protein 2 isoform X14, with the translated sequence MEEERPCLRAPGGWGSEDRLQPDLWTRAEDVTMEMEAQLDMVAELALGVAPHIGSSQSSSADDLDSAEEGTPDMDWTENPLSVHLPHLQDPGEGDQAEEHTGLLRRANNELRKPCQQEVNLLSQDREDCVMQEDDGAAGRQTAEDREFVDSHLGEFRQKPERDSLEEATHSESDTKNTVIPEPAGGRAEVKCPALEKISAFVRAMEDVGLPNGLETSTEMADTESAAGEESGSPEPRIIASHENQTGYSTEEEEEGTVREQGEERHAGTTPPSEDEEEEEGTEREQEEERQARTTPPPGDEEEEEGTEREQEEERQARTMLPPGGEEEEDPNLPHNNAERDHHAPVEKIENTETNKSSSPDISKHLQQLESLKNAEYLQQSEEPEQQDWLRVCEETELKGDSRQTDHMDQSELEKQSQEQREEESKQIDHMDQSEAEERLFEQREEGSRLIGDMNQSEQEDRSEELSTIYRIQQAEASTSGYMDRAANKEPVSQPVQAEVLAIPHANGRCVDREGARTLAERLYRLDNMRRTEVVKHMDKDNEFSRAVGEEYLKFFNFTGQSLEQSLRSFLKVVVLIGETQERERVLEHFAKRFHQCNPDCFSSPEMVLTLTCAVMLLNSDLHGQNVGKPMTVSSFVSNLEGMNDGGNFCKDLLKNLYSSIKSDPLEWAVNEEELKCSLLPGEEKAEAQPRSKSNPFQDVPHDKKATVYKHGLLTRKAHADIDGKRTPWGKRSWKTFYAVLKGMVLYLQKDEYRMEWQSSEEVISVHHTLAEKADDYTKKPHVFRLQTADWRVFLFQASSAEQMSSWISRINLVSALYSSPPFPAAVGSQKKFTRPILPATQSTLSMDKQLESHCRMLQSFSEDLSFLTQSLPEGRKAKAREMEEYKLREEYLQHEKSRYEAYKQILEVWKGLVREKDGAPGAAQLERLDREMCVDISDDELDEGAGLKKSHSSPSINLETTPQPPVKVKRNISERRTYRKIVIPRRNREL
- the LOC125721148 gene encoding PH and SEC7 domain-containing protein 2 isoform X15, giving the protein MEEERPCLRAPGGWGSEDRLQPDLWTRAEDVTMEMEAQLDMVAELALGVAPHIGSSQSSSADDLDSAEEGTPDMDWTENPLSVHLPHLQDPGEGDQAEEHTGLLRRANNELRKPCQQEVNLLSQDREDCVMQEDDGAAGRQTAEDREFVDSHLGEFRQKPERDSLEEATHSESDTKNTVIPEPAGGRAEVKCPALEKISAFVRAMEDVGLPNGLETSTEMADTESAAGEESGSPEPRIIASHENQTGYSTEEEEEGTVREQGEERHAGTTPPSEGEEEEEGTEREQGEERHAGTTPPPEDEEEEEGTEREQEEERQARTMLPPGGEEEEDPNLPHNNAERDHHAPVEKIENTETNKSSSPDISKHLQQLESLKNAEYLQQSEEPEQQDWLRVCEETELKGDSRQTDHMDQSELEKQSQEQREEESKQIDHMDQSEAEERLFEQREEGSRLIGDMNQSEQEDRSEELSTIYRIQQAEASTSGYMDRAANKEPVSQPVQAEVLAIPHANGRCVDREGARTLAERLYRLDNMRRTEVVKHMDKDNEFSRAVGEEYLKFFNFTGQSLEQSLRSFLKVVVLIGETQERERVLEHFAKRFHQCNPDCFSSPEMVLTLTCAVMLLNSDLHGQNVGKPMTVSSFVSNLEGMNDGGNFCKDLLKNLYSSIKSDPLEWAVNEEELKCSLLPGEEKAEAQPRSKSNPFQDVPHDKKATVYKHGLLTRKAHADIDGKRTPWGKRSWKTFYAVLKGMVLYLQKDEYRMEWQSSEEVISVHHTLAEKADDYTKKPHVFRLQTADWRVFLFQASSAEQMSSWISRINLVSALYSSPPFPAAVGSQKKFTRPILPATQSTLSMDKQLESHCRMLQSFSEDLSFLTQSLPEGRKAKAREMEEYKLREEYLQHEKSRYEAYKQILEVWKGLVREKDGAPGAAQLERLDREMCVDISDDELDEGAGLKKSHSSPSINLETTPQPPVKVKRNISERRTYRKIVIPRRNREL
- the LOC125721148 gene encoding PH and SEC7 domain-containing protein 2 isoform X11; translation: MEEERPCLRAPGGWGSEDRLQPDLWTRAEDVTMEMEAQLDMVAELALGVAPHIGSSQSSSADDLDSAEEGTPDMDWTENPLSVHLPHLQDPGEGDQAEEHTGLLRRANNELRKPCQQEVNLLSQDREDCVMQEDDGAAGRQTAEDREFVDSHLGEFRQKPERDSLEEATHSESDTKNTVIPEPAGGRAEVKCPALEKISAFVRAMEDVGLPNGLETSTEMADTESAAGEESGSPEPRIIASHENQTGYSTEEEEEGTVREQGEERHAGTTPPSEGEEEEEGTEREQGEERHAGTTPPPEDEEEEEGTEREQEEERQARTTPPPGDEEEEEGTEREQEEERQARTMLPPGGEEEEDPNLPHNNAERDHHAPVEKIENTETNKSSSPDISKHLQQLESLKNAEYLQQSEEPEQQDWLRVCEETELKGDSRQTDHMDQSELEKQSQEQREEESKQIDHMDQSEAEERLFEQREEGSRLIGDMNQSEQEDRSEELSTIYRIQQAEASTSGYMDRAANKEPVSQPVQAEVLAIPHANGRCVDREGARTLAERLYRLDNMRRTEVVKHMDKDNEFSRAVGEEYLKFFNFTGQSLEQSLRSFLKVVVLIGETQERERVLEHFAKRFHQCNPDCFSSPEMVLTLTCAVMLLNSDLHGQNVGKPMTVSSFVSNLEGMNDGGNFCKDLLKNLYSSIKSDPLEWAVNEEELKCSLLPGEEKAEAQPRSKSNPFQDVPHDKKATVYKHGLLTRKAHADIDGKRTPWGKRSWKTFYAVLKGMVLYLQKDEYRMEWQSSEEVISVHHTLAEKADDYTKKPHVFRLQTADWRVFLFQASSAEQMSSWISRINLVSALYSSPPFPAAVGSQKKFTRPILPATQSTLSMDKQLESHCRMLQSFSEDLSFLTQSLPEGRKAKAREMEEYKLREEYLQHEKSRYEAYKQILEVWKGLVREKDGAPGAAQLERLDREMCVDISDDELDEGAGLKKSHSSPSINLETTPQPPVKVKRNISERRTYRKIVIPRRNREL
- the LOC125721148 gene encoding PH and SEC7 domain-containing protein 2 isoform X10 is translated as MEEERPCLRAPGGWGSEDRLQPDLWTRAEDVTMEMEAQLDMVAELALGVAPHIGSSQSSSADDLDSAEEGTPDMDWTENPLSVHLPHLQDPGEGDQAEEHTGLLRRANNELRKPCQQEVNLLSQDREDCVMQEDDGAAGRQTAEDREFVDSHLGEFRQKPERDSLEEATHSESDTKNTVIPEPAGGRAEVKCPALEKISAFVRAMEDVGLPNGLETSTEMADTESAAGEESGSPEPRIIASHENQTGYSTEEEEEGTVREQGEERHAGTTPPSEDEEEEEGTEREQGEERHAGTTPPPGDEEEEEGTEREQEEERQARTTPPPGDEEEEEGTEREQEEERQARTMLPPGGEEEEDPNLPHNNAERDHHAPVEKIENTETNKSSSPDISKHLQQLESLKNAEYLQQSEEPEQQDWLRVCEETELKGDSRQTDHMDQSELEKQSQEQREEESKQIDHMDQSEAEERLFEQREEGSRLIGDMNQSEQEDRSEELSTIYRIQQAEASTSGYMDRAANKEPVSQPVQAEVLAIPHANGRCVDREGARTLAERLYRLDNMRRTEVVKHMDKDNEFSRAVGEEYLKFFNFTGQSLEQSLRSFLKVVVLIGETQERERVLEHFAKRFHQCNPDCFSSPEMVLTLTCAVMLLNSDLHGQNVGKPMTVSSFVSNLEGMNDGGNFCKDLLKNLYSSIKSDPLEWAVNEEELKCSLLPGEEKAEAQPRSKSNPFQDVPHDKKATVYKHGLLTRKAHADIDGKRTPWGKRSWKTFYAVLKGMVLYLQKDEYRMEWQSSEEVISVHHTLAEKADDYTKKPHVFRLQTADWRVFLFQASSAEQMSSWISRINLVSALYSSPPFPAAVGSQKKFTRPILPATQSTLSMDKQLESHCRMLQSFSEDLSFLTQSLPEGRKAKAREMEEYKLREEYLQHEKSRYEAYKQILEVWKGLVREKDGAPGAAQLERLDREMCVDISDDELDEGAGLKKSHSSPSINLETTPQPPVKVKRNISERRTYRKIVIPRRNREL